From the genome of Ostrinia nubilalis chromosome 1, ilOstNubi1.1, whole genome shotgun sequence:
TAAACAAATCACTTCATATTATGAATatcttttcattttcattttccctCAACTTTCCATTACAGACTGGTGGAGGAGCTGGTGATTACGTACCTCCTGATGAAATACTTGACCGGGTTTTAAGTTTACTAGGGAGTACGGCCAGCGGTTTCGATGTGCCATTTGGAGGAGATAGATGTTATGATTACGGTGAAGCTACTACCAATGGTGAAGCTAAAGAAAACTTAACCCCAAAATCCACTTCGGAAAGTGGTGAGACTTCAGGTAGTGAGGTCCCGGTACCCAGCTGCAGTGCCCAGGTGCTTGCGCTGAATGATCTTATTATGCATGATGCTGATAATAAGGATATTGCGGGAAAAGAAAATCCTAAGAAACTCTCAGATTATATTCCAaaaaaaggtaaatttaaaaggCAAGGCAATAATCCCTATATTCCTCATCCTAGTAAGGTGGAAAAAGACCTTGCCATCGCTGGGTATTtcaatactaaaaaaaagtgTGTAGAGGAGAAGCTGGAGTTTTTTATACTAACgaatgaaaacttaaaattagaaaatgaaaaacttaagcaagaaatagaaaatatgaaaaataaataacaaatattaatttttaattaatcactgttaaattagaaaatgaaaaacttaagcaagaaatagaaaatatgaaaaataaataacaaatattaatttttaattaatcacTGTTAAGCTAGtgcaatttagtttttttttgtatcttaGATAGCTgatttattgtatgtgtatttGTGTGTGTATATGCAACTTAATAAAAGACATCTTTAAATATAATATGGAAAaaggttttattaaaaattccctctttttttaactttttttaaacctaactaaaaaaattattaatcaAGTCAGCCCTTTGACTAATATTTAATTCTTCAGGCCATCTTTCCTCGATATTATCCTCAGCTGGCATCTCAATTTCTGAGGGAACATCTTCTAAATTCATGTTCCTGCAGATGTTGTGCAGTACAGCTGTCGCTATGACTACTGCTTGGATATTAGGCAGTGATAGTCGCAATGTTAAGCTGATTACTGGAAACCGGCGTTTCCAAACTCCAAATGTTCTGAAACAATAAGAAGCTTAATAAGTAGTTATAGCACCTACTTAGCAATTTAGCAATCCTGCGGGCTATGTTGGTTTCTCTTTCGATTTCCTGCGGAACTTCTCATTTCTGACTAGATCacacagggaaactccgagcacaGCACGCtccaccctttgggtgacctgaACTTTCTTATGAGGCCCTTAGTAAGTGACCACTGGCAACACGTACTGGTCAATGTACGTACTTATTTCTATAATataagtatgaaaataattaccgTTCAATTGTGTTCCTTGTTTTAATATGAGCTTCATTGTATCGATGATCACCCACTGTACTGGGGTTCAAAAGAGGAGTCAGTAAATATGGAGTGTTGGGATAAGCGCTGTCGCCAAGCAACCACCGGTTTCCAAATTCTCCGGAGTCACATTGAgctatgaaatttaaaaaaggggTTTCATTAAATATATATACTCCAGCCACTGaacacatattatacatatctTAGGTACCTACCCTTTAGCATGGAGTTGTTAAATATGGTGGCATCATGTGCAGACCCTGGCCACCGAGCAACAACATTCATTAGGCGTAAATCCGCATCACAAACGGCTTGTACATTGAGGGAAAAATAACCTTTCCGGTTTCTAAATTCTTCACCTATCAGAtgacctaaaaataaaaaatagataaaattactGTCCACAAATTAACGAATATTACATTTTATCACAATATGATGTACAAACTTACAAGGCGATTGTATGCGTACATGTGTGCAGTCTATTGCACCTAGCACGCGAGGAAACCCAGCAATCGTGTAAAAATTTGCAGCGCTGTTCTGGTGCATAAAAATATATCTATCATAAAGCCTCGAGACCGCTGACGAGATGTCGCGCACTATTCTGCATGCTGTAGCAATTGATACTCCCACAAAGTCAGCTACTGATATCAGCATTGTGCCTAGCGCGTAGAAGCGCAAAGACATCAGTAGCTGATGCAGTGGGGAGATTCCGAAATTTCTGCAAAGAATGTGAGTTgtgaattaatgaaattaatattaaaaagtagggCTCTCCTGTAGCGTTTCTCATAACGTACCTCGTCGAGGTCACTCGTACAAATGGCATTATTTCAGCCAGCAGGAACTCCACCGCAGGTTTCGTTAACCTAAATCGAAATGTGAATTCCGCGTCGTCCAAGCTCTGCATGTAATTGACTCTTCTGATTAAACTGCGTGAGCGTCTTGGCAGTTCTTCCTCGCTTGAACTCGAGACGAGCGTGAGGTCTTCATCGCTGTTACTGCTGTCACTGCTGCTGCTGGACAGTGAGAACGCCATCTCAACGCAATAATTTTCGTTTACGACAACAAAAACCTATGAACAGCGTCCAAAAGAATCAAGATTCTGACAAAATCCTATAAATTTCTAGGATTGCAAATTTGGATGACAATACCTGTCAAAGCAAACGTCAAAATCGGCGGATAGGATATAGGAAACCACAATACTGTCATTTTCATACAGAGGGTCTATCCGTTTTCTGATCTGACCCTCCCATAGATAGATTGCCAGCGCAGATTGCAATCTCTAGTCGTGGATACATTATTGGAAAGCAGGTAACACCAATCCAGATTGAAAAATGACATTAACTGTCATATTTCAATCTGGATTTGACGAAAGATCGATTATTGAAATCGGGCGTAAAACGCCATTACGTTCCAAATGCCACCCAATATCCTCAAAATTATGGATGTTATTAGCATTCTACTTCTTATTATTCCTCACCAGCCAGTGTAGTTTTGCCATTATCTTTATTTGATACAACACTACCATTCCTAGCAGAATGTAAATGTTTATTGTGTTCTATTTATAGGAGTGAATGCGAAAAAAGCAGGAGAGTATAAATGCGCATGTATATGCGCCTCACGAGGGGAGGCGCGCTCACACTCGCAGGGCTAAGGGACAAAAACTTAGCCGGTTATTCAGTAAGGGCTAAGGTCGTTGATCCAGGCTCCTGCAATGCGCGGCTTTCGAACTCGAAGGGCGACGCACTCACGATCGCTTAGCGTTCGACACGAACTAAAATGACCTCTAATTCCACCTTGACTAATAAATAGGttaattttaattcataaaatgcGGAGCTCGCATCCTGATCCACACATGGTCTATTTATAATGCAGACAGCATAAAAAATGTTCGAGTGTGTTATGGTTGCCCGACATAATTCGTCCGGTCGCTCGTCCATATGTTTGGCAGATGTTTCAAAGGCATTTTGCTTCACAGCTTGTGGCCGAAATGCGTTTGGTATTGTGTGGAAGTGCAAGCTGCAGTAAAATAACGATATAATATCCTGCTTAATGGATACAGCTACTATGTAGGTCCAGGTAAAGCAGGTCAAAGCGATGTCGCGGGCCGCGCTGAAGGATCCAGGTCACTAAGCCGGAACGGGTCACGATCCATGTTTAACTACCCGCACATTTCTATCCCACCTGAAAAtagaacaaaattattattatatttacctTAAATTACGGTATGCTTTTCCCTGCTTCAGATTTCCTAATTTACGCTTCTTTTGGACTTCATGAACTCCCTAAATGATTTGTTTTCATTACATCATTTCATTTAGCATGTTGTTAATTTTATCTCGCTTTGAGGAACTATTTGAGATGTCcctgttattattatagtaGTATGTCAACTTCATGCATAAATTGAGTTCTTAATGATCTTAGTGGTGGTCGTGTTCGCGTTGCAAATATCACGTGTAATAGAATGCAAAGATAAGAAGGGCAAAGGCCCACCTCGTTGAAGTTTATCGACACGTTCGCGTGAAAATAAACTGTTAATAGTAGAAAGAATATTCAAAATGTTCAACTCAATTCTTAGTGGTTATTCCTTTTGGTATGAGAAACGTAATAAGAagattaagtatgtatttagaTGACCACGACTTTGTCCTTGTCAACAGTAACCAGCAATCAATTAGTACAATGTATTATCAATTGACCTATTATTTGTTTGCTATTGTCATTAGGAGTCGTGCCCCCCTCGATCCTTGgaaaatacatacatatctttgagtaaaataaagaaacaatgtGTTTCACAATGATTTACCAACTTTCAATATCATACTTTTACGCAGTAGTATGATAAGGACGATTCCACCATCTGCCTATCCTAACACTTTATTCTACGAAGTATGGACATCAAGTTTTTGTTTTATATAAGTGCAATTTATCGCGTGGGTTGTGCAATATCCTATCAAATGGGATGACGTCACCGAATCGCAGTACGCCTTTACCCATACTACCTACTCCATCTACGTCACACGTATGACGTCGAATGTTATTTTAGTTGCCATTTCCAATGGACTAGAGTCTAGATTCTAGAATACTTCCAACGAAAGGTCATACAATCACACAAAACTTTCCGTAGAATTGTTAATTGGTCTGAAATCTAAATGCACATTATCATTGAGATGAACTTCATTATTCTCGATCGTAACTGGCTTATCGTAACTTTTTTTAATGGCATAGTTAATTGTATTCGGAGTACAAAACATAAATGAACGTACAACAGGAAAACCGAAAAGCATGCTTAGACTTTTTTAAGAACCTTCGCGTGCCAGTTATGTTGATACAATCAGTGCCTTGGAATTCTCCACTTAACATACGATCAAAATGCACCAGACTGTAAACATgttgtttcaatatttttgcGATTTATCATAATTGTAAAGTTCACGATTCAAGTCATTGTCTTATCTTATAGTTGAGACAAAATTTGTAAAGGCAAATTTTTGGGATCtcttttcatcaaaatatatcgCCATGTATCCCTGAGAATCACACAAACACGAAGATTCATtcatatttattacaaacataACAAGAAAGCTCAGCATTTAAcgtaaaaatgttttctctcaACCTTCAAACGCGACGCTTAAGCCCCAATCTATTTATAAGTCGACGTCAATGTCATTCAGGAGCTACGTGAACCCAAGTACAGGACATTAAAGATAGTAGGGGAAGGCGGGCGGAGTCGATGACCGAGTATTGATCCCAACGAAGTGGGTCATGACCCGATTCCCGATGCAACCAACAGGGTGCAGCGGTCTTCTCAAACTCGTGCTTAATATAGCACACCCTTGCTTGAGTAGCTcagcaaatatatttttagtaccAGAATTTTGCCGGCCGGCAAAAGGTCTCCCGATCGACTTAGCTATTTTCGCTTGCTACAATCTGTTTCTTCTGGCACTTGTCAACATTTTAGTGTAATCTTTATCTTGTTTGTCTTTAAAGCTGGAGCTTATAGTTGTCATTGAACCGTCACTTGAATTATGGATTAACCTGCACCAGAAAGTCACATGAAGTATAGCGTTCAATTTTCAATTTGTTTGCTAGGACCAATAATAGTTCCTCTGTTGATAATTGATATTGCTAAAGAAAAGTATTTAGGATTCAACTGATTATGGATTTGCGGCTCATCCTTACACGCATCTTTAATATTCAGTCTCCGtttgtttaaaatttacttCAAGGACTCgggtatttaattttgtgccAAGATGGTAAAAGAATCTTATGCACCTTCTACATAATTATTCTGCTATCGTTTTTAGGTGTACAATtgtattattcaaaaataattcattgttttCTAAACCGTATTCCTCGACGGCGTATTTGAATTGAGGATTATACAGAATGCAAATCATTTCAATGTTTTGGTTTTATACTGCTTAAATTGATTACTGTCTGTCTATCATTTCCTGTGCTTTGTTAAATAGCACGGCGCGATTGTGCGTGGCCTTCGTACGCTTTGTACCTGGCTTGCCAAATGTCAGTCACGTCAACCCGTGGTCTGGCGGTACCAGTTCGACATCGTCGTCCAAACGCTCCCATTTACCTGCCTTTAAACGGTTATTAATTGCGCCATAAACAAAGCGTTTCCCGAGTTTGTCCTGGAAAGTTATTCTGCGCCTTATTGCCTTAAACCCAAGCAGCTTTCTCGCTTGGATAAATATTTGTGTCACGAGAAAGTCTGAATAATACATGTTGGGGTAATAAGGTTGGGTATCGCTGGAGCCTTTCTCGGATTGATTTCCATGAATAGATTCCGGGATCGGGTGGTCCCACGTAGATGGAACCGAGCTAAGCGATTGGTAGTGCGCGTGGGTTGGTGCATAGCCGTGAAAGTTGATTTGCACCAAGTCCCCTCCCCCACAACTGGCTAAGTTGCAGCTGCACATTCACTTTTCTCTATCGAACCGACTAAGTACTTTTCCAACCTACGTAAATCATTAGCGGTCTAATCTTAGTGATACAGATAACAATATCGAAGTTTCAAACCGATTCCGGTGCTTTGCATATTTTGATATCAACACATTTTAAACGTTCTATAATAAAATGCCgcattttatcaatatttttatctttgtaACGTAAATCATGTTCGACGAAGTTTATCTATGGCATACTTACATAATCAAATCACTGGCTCCAGATACTGAAATTGGAATGCGACTagagattgcaaatattcgatagttttctatttcgaatattcgaatattttttcagtgatattcgaatattcgaatactttcaaaaaaaataaaaagtacttaaattatcaatgttttattgctggttttattgctttaggaactatgttttaactatttaacaatatagtttttaaaacagttataaaattctcatcatcatcatcatttcagccctaggaagtccactgctgaacataggcctctcccaatgacttccataatgactggttggcagcggcctgtatccagcgccttcccgctacctatatgaggtcttcggtccacctttgtgggtggacgtctcacgctgcgctttttggtacgtggcctccacttcagaaccttgctgccccattggccataatttcagcgtactatgtgatctgcctattgccacttcagcttgctaatccgtcgggctatgtcagcgactttagttcgtttacggatctcctcatttctgattccatctcgtaaagaaacactgagcatagccctccccatagcacgctgtgcaattttgagcttgtttttaaagcctattgtaagaggccacgtttccgagccgtgtgccatcactggtaacacactgattgaagaatttcgtctttaggcactgaggtatttggacgaaaagatgttgtatagtttcccgaacgctgcccagccgagttggattcgacgatttacctttttctcgaaatttaatctacctagccgaatcgtttgtcagagtttgtcatacttgtcaacacagcacaacagtctcgagaatcgagctccaaccgaaacatggacgttagacctaagcttcgttttgtccatgttcatccgaaggcttgcctgttgagagactcgattaaggtcttcgagtattgtgccgaggtcttcaagcgattctgccatgaccacaatatcgtcagcaaaccgaagctgagtgatgtattcgctattgaaaggtaattatggctaatcctttccattcaaagagcttgaaagcgtcttccaatgcagcggtcaatggtttcggagatataacatctctctgcctcacgcctcgctgcagaggaatcgccctcgtgctctgctcctgtactcggctcgacatggtagcgtttctgtacaggcatttcagcatctcgatataccgatagtcaatacggcaccgctaaAGAGACTGCTGCACTGCCTAAGTatcgatcgaatcaaaggccttctcatagtctaagaaaagcatcaccacacttctatcccatgcctctggcgttgttccttagagtaagacggaacgagtttcggtgttccacccgcgttcagaagctcccaggttattccgtcatcactcGGTGCCTTgctgttctttagctgtttgagagccttcctaatcaatctcgtataggctgatatacgggatgtctttggtatagtgtcgcgttaacctagcTCTTGCATCTGTTGCGgagttattaacaggtttggaggtatgtagctgtccataaatcttttcgatctcacccagaacctcggcttttgttgacgttaccgtccgccgtcttcagcatcgttagctgactttgctcaatagttgtctctttcaggtaatttggaaccttggtttcgcaagacaacttagtgttcaccaatgaagtcggaagcatcaatgactagttcttttagttggtgatatgtatttgatgcctccgaccacatttgcaaacactaagttgtcttcgttctatcttttctgtttatttttttaatattcgaatattcgaatacatgttaatttactattcgaatattaaatttggaatctaaattcgaatattcgaatattcgattgcaacccCTAAATGCGACTTACAGTGATAAAGGAATTTTCTCGAACATTTGGTTTAGTTGCCAAGCAACCTCTAcctagtaaaaaaaagttaagtcCTTTGTGTTGCAGCTTGGTTTAGTAAACTACACACGTCATGTGAGAGTTTTTGTTATAAATTGTTAATGCATCATGCTGCAtctgaatttattattattttctaacttactgaattcaaaaattacacaacattaaTGATCTGCTAATGATAAACGAATTGTTGTGTTAAACAATTTTAAGTACTAATACGATTAAGACAAATCAGTCAGACAATCTAGAATTATCAAGAACACACTAATTACTGTTCTTCGACACTTGTCTTTTTTGTAAATCTCGTTCAAGACTGAATTCCATTTTCTGAAGTTCTAAATTTGTGTGTTTATACATCCATTGCCAATTTTTTTGGTCTCCGAAAATAGATCGTCAACAAGGAAAGTTATACTGCGTCGCCAATTAAATTCCTCGCCAACGAAAGGCCACTAAAATCCCTCGGGCTCTCGAGATTCTCGACGACACTGAAGTGTTTGCTCTTGTTTCAAAAAGCTTTTATCGGCAGCTTACGGTAGCTGTTGCCTTCTGacgatttttattacatcgactCGTTTTACGTTAACCATATTTACTTATTGGTTCTTTAAATGGTAAATTTCAACAGAATCTAAAATACTGGCGAATAGGAGTTTGAGATTTACTGTTACTCCTGTTGCCGTGTCAGAAATCTAGAACTCGTATAGTAAAGTAGATATCTTGACGCAACACACTTTCCAACCTCATTTTGTAAAGTACCCACCTACGTCCTCGTTTGTAGCATCATTGCTGTTTACCCTCATAAATCTGAATGGCCTAGAAATTTACCGCCTTATGTGCGGGTGTCTAAATTTATACAAAACACAAGACGTGGGCAGGGAAACCATTTTGTTGTATCTGGGGGCTTCAGAGCAGAAAATACTTTGAAGTACCCAGTAACAACGTCAATTGATAAGATGAACTTTGTATTATATTGATAGTACTACTACAAAGTATCACAAGTATCGCAACTACGCTGTTGATGAATTTTCCTCATTGTTTCAAATGTTTTGGTACACTCCGTAACCTTGAAGCTTAGTGCCTCACCACTACTTAGTCTACTTACTAAAGTGCTGAGGTTTAtcttttattattgtatttgcTTTTATTATTATCCGTCGCGTGGGAGTTTGCCGACTCGGATTCTTTCTCGTTTTACTGCTATTATTAGAATGCGACCGATATATTGTCGAGAGCTAATCGAATCTCCTCGGTCATAAACGTGcgtttttcaattaaattgcaGCTGCAAACAGCCATATGCTCTGCTATTGTTGCAACATTCCCCTATTCTTTCAATTCGATGCCTCGTGTTATTTTTTTGCGTCGTCTTTCAGTGTATGGTTCAGCCGTATGTGCATCAATTATCTATTCTAGTATGTTTAGTCTCGCGTCTCATATAAACCTTGGAGCATTCTAAAGTGGTGAAAATTGAGCATCAACACCGTTTGTTTCACGTTGCATCCCATCCGCGTCGAAAAGTTTGAGTGTCCGATACAGTTCCACACAATGTGGGCGACGCACGGCGTAGTCTGGTAGGTGACGCCAACGCCCCCGTCGTCGCGGCGTGACTTGCCAGCGACCGTCGCTAGGCTAGGGCGCGCCAGTCTCTGCACGACCGCGACGCGAGCAGTGTCGGCCGGTGCGATGTGAACGCATAACCTCCTACACTGTCTGTCACGACAGCCACTGTTGCGTGTGCACGATCGTTTCTGTTACATTTTGTATCATTAACTTTGTGTTGACGATTGTTCTCAATCACCCGTGTTCCGGATACATGTAAGTGAAGTTTCTGTGTCATCATTAACCTCGGTGTCCCGCACTACTGACACATTTTGTCCAAATTCCGAAGTGCCGTGCCCGCGTGACGATAGTCGAAACTGTCTAAATATCTGCAGTCTTCCCAGATGGTCATATTCTTTGGTCAGGTAAATGGTTTTATTGCTGAGTAGCACTTTTTCTCGGTCAGTAGTTAATGCTTCTTTAGTTTCAGCAGTTTTTCATTGTTTGATATCAACAGGTGATCATTTTGCCTGATGTGTGCCACGTTTTTTGTATGTCTTATCGTCTTTCACGTTCTATTTCTTATCAATTATGTGCCCCGACTACATATTGGCTGCTGGTAGTTTAGAAAACGTGGCTCAAACAATAGTCACttgcaattattatttttgcactAATTGCTTTTCTCTCAGCATGAGAATTTGGATTTGTTATTCTTAGTTTTTCATTTTGTTTCTATACCATTTGTGCTTGTTAGTCTATttctcttttgttttgttttagtcAGTAGAGTCtatgatatttttaaacaatttaatttagcACAGTTTAGTAACGCACGTCATCAAACATTTACATCTGTAGGCATTGTGTTCTTGTTCCTACTATTTTCATTACACTATTCCGAATTCTCACCACAAATTCttgaagaaaacaatttggGAAGTGTTAAATTGGTCAGTACCTGCATTAATTGCAATTACTTCAAATGATCAATACTACAGTTTGGGAGGCAAAATAAATGgtttttagtttaattaatttgcgGGTCGATTGCTGTATTAATTACGCAAACCAATTTACTTATAGTTGGGTGCGGCGCCATGCCCGCTTCCCTTTCGTTGGCGTTGTCCCGAGCAATacaataaattacaatttattttaggCCTCATTCCGGTGTTGACTTGTTGGCGACACTAACTTGCTTGTTAACagctttaaataaattgttatctTTTTTCAAGATGATGTCAGTGTCGATGTCACGGTAACGCGGTCAAAAACCGATTGACATAGCATTAATAATCTCGTTTGAGTTGATTGGAACATTTGCATATGTAAATCTAGCTACAAATACCTTCCCAattctaatacaagctcgtagatAATTCTAACAATGAATATGTCAGCTAAAATCAATACGCCACGGTTTTACGCGACCGCTATTTTGATCCATTAATAGAATTTCGATTAACATAGTAGTAGACACAAAAAGATTCGTTAGAATGGATAAGCCCCAATACCTTTTGTTCTTTACTGTAAATTACTTTCTTTGAATAGAAAGTCTTATCTATCCATCTTATTTTCTTGATATGAATTGACGTCAAGGCCATACGGCTTAGAGTATTCAAGATGAGGAATTTGCATCGATTTAACAAATTCTGTTGtacatttgaatttttaataattctacTCCATCTTCAAATACGCTTGCAAATATTAGTCATTCTTTACCGATGACGTTGTTGGTCAAGGAGTTATCATGGCTTATATTAGCATTTTGCGCAGTGTATTTAAGTAGCGGAAATTACATTTCGTTGCTTTCAACGTCTTTTAATGCCTTGTAGTCACTAGTAACAATAAACGTATACATGAAATTTCGTGGTAGTTCAATTTGCATTTAATGCTGTACTAACTTTACAAAGTTTGTATTTTCTGTTCGCATTCGTGGCCATTAGAGTTACGTGACTAAATCATAAGCTATCGTACTCAGCCTCGCTCGACGGTAATCCCTCGAGATAAATACCACGAGAAAAGCTACATTGTATACGGACATTTGTCTATGTGCATGGTATATAAATGTTTCATTGTAACTGTTGCAGG
Proteins encoded in this window:
- the LOC135076250 gene encoding uncharacterized protein LOC135076250, giving the protein MANAFAFSCKRKERNQKKKKVKVKSSTVPIFIIEINKKFKMDKELTKSKPLTKEETKALLQLIEASKVITNKCTNATNNKVKTEEWNQIAVNFNASAASFCPRTPQQLRLKWENLKKNARKRSTQIRMNRLKTGGGAGDYVPPDEILDRVLSLLGSTASGFDVPFGGDRCYDYGEATTNGEAKENLTPKSTSESGETSGSEVPVPSCSAQVLALNDLIMHDADNKDIAGKENPKKLSDYIPKKGKFKRQGNNPYIPHPSKVEKDLAIAGYFNTKKKCVEEKLEFFILTNENLKLENEKLKQEIENMKNK
- the LOC135076260 gene encoding putative nuclease HARBI1, translated to MAFSLSSSSSDSSNSDEDLTLVSSSSEEELPRRSRSLIRRVNYMQSLDDAEFTFRFRLTKPAVEFLLAEIMPFVRVTSTRNFGISPLHQLLMSLRFYALGTMLISVADFVGVSIATACRIVRDISSAVSRLYDRYIFMHQNSAANFYTIAGFPRVLGAIDCTHVRIQSPCHLIGEEFRNRKGYFSLNVQAVCDADLRLMNVVARWPGSAHDATIFNNSMLKAQCDSGEFGNRWLLGDSAYPNTPYLLTPLLNPSTVGDHRYNEAHIKTRNTIERTFGVWKRRFPVISLTLRLSLPNIQAVVIATAVLHNICRNMNLEDVPSEIEMPAEDNIEERWPEELNISQRADLINNFFS